The region CGAAACGCTTTTAGCACATTTTTCCCCCTTCATCAGCATTCGCGCGGCCGAATAGCCGTCACTAAACTCGAAAGAAAAGTGAAATAAGAGTAATAAGAGTACAGCAAAAGTCCGAATGATACATTGCACTCTGTTGTCATATCATAAACCCATTTTATGTCAGCTGCTGAGGATTGTTGCGTAGGGCTATCGTGGCAGCGTGATATTCGTGGTGATAAATAAAAACGTGTACTCGACACTATAGAGAAGTGTGCAGCATGTCCTAGATCTCATTTGTATGCCTTACTCATTTGTGACTCCAGACATCACAGACCAAGCCAACTCCAGCTGCAGCGTTGGGTGCCAGCACTATTGAGGCATTGCAGCATTCACAGCCAGTGAGTATCGTGATTTGAGTATTGTTTTCAGGTTTAAACAATTAGTTCCATGAGTTCTTTGAAAATGAGTGGCACAAGCAATTAAACTTTGTTTATTGTTATACAGTGCATGCAGCATTCTAGATTTAGTTTGCCACATTCTCCCCGCCctgtatacacacacacgcacaatgtTTCATAAGAGCTGACATTGACTCTTTCTGAAAATGAGTGGCACAAGCAATTAAACTTTGTTTATTGTTATACAGTGCATGCAGCATTCTAGATTTAGTTTGCCACATTCTCCCCGCCctgtatacacacacacgcacaatgtTTCATAAGAGCTGACATTGACTCTTTCTTCTCTGTTATTTTTGTCACGTGTTTTCATTATTATTCATAGTTTTCGAAGTGTTATGCACCAGTTACAATAAATTTTCGTGGTTACAGCAGACAAATATGGCTTCAAGCAAATATTACCAGAAATGAACAGTTTATATAATGAACTGTAGGGAGATAATGCTCATTTAATTATAGTTTATTTCACCAAGAAACAAAGTTCATTTCCTGCATCATTTCTGTAACATATGGTGAAGGCCGTTGTTTCCCTTATTCAATCTAATTCATACTGCAGTATCGACACTAGCGATGAATTAGTCATGCCTCATAAGAGTACATTGTTTGCAGGCTGTGCCGTGTGAATGCAGATACAGTCAGGCTGAGTCTACTGTGGGAACGCAGACTGAGGTGGCAGCTGACCACAGCCCTCGTGTACTGCATTCTGTGGGAACGCAAACAGTGCCAGAACAATGCACAATAAGTGTGCAGACGTCACGGCATCTTCAGAAGAGTGTTGGTAAGCATGATTTCACTTTGTCACAGCAACATAATGAGTACTATAAGATTCCCTTTCCTTGTTCATGTGAAGTGTTTGTTTCTACGTAGTGACTAGGACTTCAGAAAGAGGGTTACAATAAGGAAAGCAGCTACAATTGGCAGCAGTCATTTATATTACTGTGTGCTTTATAAAGTCTTATGAAAAACAAGTTATGTTTGCGATAGCGAAGTAATGTAGGGAAATCAAACAGCCATGCAGGCAGACTTCGCTGCACGTCTGCTGGTGTCTAAAGGCACGCAGAATGCTAGTTCTGTCGACGTCATCCTGGCAAGAACACCAGAGCATGCAGATGTACCTGCTTCTCCTGCGCCGACAGACTTCTTTGAGAATGCCCGCTGCTCGACACCCATACCATATATGGAAGAGGTGGAATGCGAGATTCGAGAAGCTGCTGGCGATGAAACCTACAAACCAACTCTTGAATCCTTCGAAGACACGTTTGCAAGGTAAACTATAATGAAATGTTGCGTTTGTGTTCTATGACTGCAATTTTTTATGTAGCAGATCACACAACATAGCGAGTGGAATGCGACAGTGCATGGTTCTTCTTCTTTGGACGTAAAAATGCTGTAGCCTGCGGTGTTGAGAATGGGAAAGCTTGTGCACAGTGAATACAAGAGCATTCCGTATAATATATTTATCTGATCATCGTTATAACAAGTGTGACTTTTTGCTATGTGCAGTGGATGTATGGAGCCAGTTGAATTGGCGTCTGCCAACAGCGAGGGCCCAACAGCTGAAGCTTCAGTACTGCCGCCCCTGGCCTTCGACAGCCATATAGAGCCACGAACTGCAACAGCGCATACAAGTGAAAACCAAGACCTAGTCACAACCTTTCGTGAGGAGCGAAAGTTCGTGGTTTTTGAGAGCTGTTTGCGACAGCTCCTTCCTGTGGCGTGCAGTTTCTGCCACAAGAAATATACCAGCACATTTTCTGTTGTTGGCTCAATGGTCACAGTCAGGAGCAGCTGTGACAACTGTAGGCATGTCACTTCATGGAAGAGCCAGCCACTGATTGGAGACAAACCAGCGGGAAATGTTTTAATGGCTGCGGCACTGCTGTTTTCAGGCTGCACAGTGTCCCAAACATTGCGGCTCCTCCAGTCTATCAATGTGCAGGCCATCAGTGAGACAACTTTCTTTAAATATCAGGCTTTCTATATGGTGCCAGCTGTAGAAAAGGCAAGCAATGTTATTATCTTTGATACACTATGTTAGATAACCTGATTTTTCAATCTAGTAGCTCAGGTAATCAACAAGAATAGGAAGTTTGCTGCATCAAATCAGTGTACACcgaggtagggtaaagtgcagtttCTAAGCATGCATGTTAATCATTGCCCAGCCACAAATAACTAAATTAAAGTGCAGCCCTATCCAGCAGACACATTTGCATTATAGGAACCTTGGAATTATTTTTCTAATAAACTGTGCTAAACTACAATGTAAACAGGCAGACCACATTCAATGAATACATGAACATAGACCATTGTACTGCATGGTAAAATGTAATGCTGATAGTGAGACTACGGCTACTCATTCCATGGTATCAACAATTTTGCTTGTAATGTAAGAAGGATTAATGTGTCTTCAGTACTTCGTGAAATTAGATATAGATTTGTCAAAAAGACAGTGGCCTGTTGAGGAATTTGTGACAAGTGCCTAATAATGCAACTGTCCTAGAAATTAGTCTTACTCATTGTGCAAGGAAGTAGGGACTTGTGCCTTcattgaacaatttttttttttcatctaggATTATGCACCTATATTTGCTTTATAATACTCAAACTTTAGAAAACAGTACATTGTAGTAACCAAATCTCACATATGTTTACGTGGCACGTCCAGATGAATGGCTGTTTGGATGAATTGTGTACTGGCAGGGTTGCAACTCTGTAACAGAGTAGTATCGACATTATTTTGCCCTTGCCAAAGCTGGTGTTACAACAGTGTGTTGCATTCTTCTGTGTAGCTGTACAAAGAACAGCAGGCCCAGCTGCTAAGCAGAGTGGCTGGCGTGGATGTGGACCTGGCTGGGGGTGGCCGCTGTGACTCACCGGGACACAGTGCGAAATACGGAACATATGTACTTTACTGTACCCAAGTGAAGCGCATCTTGGATTGCCAACAAATTCAGGTTCATGAGGTGTGCAAATTCAAACTCTATAAAATGAAGCAAGTTGTTGctagaggctgatgatgacatGTACGTATCCCCACGCAGTCAGCTGCTGTTTCGAGCAGCAATGCTATGGAGAAGGAGGGGCTTGCCAGGAGCCTGCAGAAGCTTGACAAGCAAGGTGTCGGCATAAATTCCATCACTACAGGTAACAAATGGAGGCCTTTAACTGCTTTATTTATGCTCTCAACAGCTTCCATGCCTACATGTATGGCACCATACAGAAGTTTATGTGCAAGTGCAATGCAGCCAGTGATGCTTGGCCTGGTGATTATTACACTCATTTCATACTTCGCAGACGGCAGTGCGGAGGCTAAGCAAGTAGAGCGATTATAGAAGTGTCAATCGAGCATtttgcactaaaacaaaattttggATTAAATACTAATATTACATCTACAGTTCATGAACATAACTTCACGTCACATGAAATGAGTGCAGTCATGTTTCTATTCCTATCCTATGCATTGTATTATGTTTTAGTAATGAGCACAAGTGGACTGTGCAGCAGCCACAGATTCATGCCACTCCATTTAGTAATGAATTGTTTCAGACGAGTGACGCCCTCCAGGAATAAGTATTTCAATATATGTGAGAAAACCATGagttaattttaattttaaattttttaattttaattttaattttaaattttttttttaagttacatTATGCATACCTACATGCGCCGTTCCCATGTGATGCACTAATTTTTGTTGTGATTGTGAGTGAGAGACCTCTGTCGAGGCTTGGTTGCATTACTTGCTTCCGTATAAAATGGGGTATGAAAATTGAAGAGCAGATAGTTTTCAGTGTGGGGGGCTGCAGATGAACTTTGTAGTTTGCCTTCAATTTATATGCTCACACTGTACCTGTCACTGTTCCTTGTAGACCGACACCCTGCCATCAGGAGCTACTGTCAAAAGGAGAGGCCAGGCATGAAGCATTACTTTGATGTCTGGCACATCGCCAAGGGTATGTATAAAAACACGTGCTTGCCTTCTGACGTGTCACATGGAATGAACCTAATTCCATTCGATATTCTGAACATTAAGAATTACATTATAATACCCTAAGTGATGGGTAAGTGTACTGTTCAGACAGTAATGCAAGGCAGTGGATAGACCTACTTCTTCCAAGCCCTGTATGAGTGTAAAGATGCTTGCCACACCTCTGTTCTTGCAGCTACAATTATcagagtggtcaaaattattttgcagCATTTCTGTACAGTATGTCTTGCAATTATTGTGGCCGCCTTAATTCGCCTTAGTTTGAGCAATTACACGCCTATGTATTAAGTGTGTTCGAAATGAAAAGTGCATCAGTAGAGGAATGGGATGACTCAAAGACAATAGTTGGGCTAGCCACCTTGTAATGCTGAATAAGATATCTATGAATGCACACTAATCCAAGAGCTatttcgtgttaaaaatgctGGCTTGGAATGTTCGCCCTATTAATGTGAGCAGCACCAGAAAATAAAGATAATAACAGTTCACACATTGTGTTCGGCTGAAAAGTGTGTCAGTTCAATGTGAAAGCTACATTGGGATGAGAAAATGCTGAATATTAAAATGTGCCATTTCGCATTTATATTATGTGAGTGCACAAAATTAAAAATTTTGGACTTACTCATAAATGAAAAGATAAGAAATAAATGGCCTATAATTATGCTGTTCCTTTATTTCTTAAGAACAATGAAGAAATAGGCAAAAATGAAATAGAAAATTggttctttaaaaaaatatgtgAGGTACTGTGCAATAACAATATTGTTACTCTGCCAGGTGAACGTAAATGTACATGCAAAGGCACATGTTTTGTACAGGGTTACGAAATTCAGCAGTGCACCACTGCTTAGTAGTAGGCTATTGAGGAAAACGAGCAAAAACACCTGTTCACGCGTAAAAACGAATTGCATTTTGAATATGGGTGCCGAGATACACCATTGTAGAATGGACCATGAAAGCCCCTCTATTGTATACTACTGGCTGGAGGGAGCAATGGATCTGCTCATCTGCCCAAACCACACGACTTGCAGCGAATTTTCTGGCAAACGTATTTTGGGAATTTCAACTGAGTTGGTTGCTCTGCATTTTTTAAAAGTGGTGCATTTCCCTCATCATTGTACCTTATGCCTTTAGTGTCATTTATTTGCATGAGTGCAAAACTCCAGTTTTTTGATGGCATGGAAGAATTATGGCTTTGCTTAGCTGACACAAATGTTTAGAAAGTTCTCTAGAGTAAATCCCCCAACAAAGTCTCGTGAACAATTTGTGCTGCTTTGAGGTCTCCGAACCTACGTTTTCATTAGGCGCAATATGTGGCGAAGCTTGTTTTGTaactgaataaaataaaaaataagaccTAGTTTAAGCTCGTAGATCAATTTTCACAGAGTCATTGTGATCGCCACATGcaacacaaaagaaacaaaatgagTGAGCATCGCCTACAAGACATCCACTATTGCTTATCAGTTTATGGAAACCATTGTTGAACAGGTAACTAAATAAAGGTAAATTTCTATGTCAAAGGCTATTTGATTTTGTTCTGGTTTTATAGAAATTGAGTTATGTTATTGTTCTATGCAGGTATAAATAAGAAGCTGAGCATTGCAAGCAAGCACCGCAACTGTGGCTCCATACTTCTGTGGAGTAGGAGTATAATAAACCACTTGTACTTCGTGGCTGCAGCAAGTCATGGTGACGGGGACCTCATTGTGAGCATGTGGCGAAGCGTGCTGAATCACATATGTAACCAGCACAACGGTCATGAAGGACCCTTCACAGACTGCGTGCATGGGCCTCTTCGCAACAAGAAATGGATGACAAGAGGTAATTCGGATTCATAGCAATCTGTGCTATTCGTAGCTTTCTAAATTCACCCTTCACCAGGTGTTACAGGATTGCGATTCACTTCTAAGCCAACTTGAACAAAAGTTACGGAATCTTTATTTCCAACAGGATCTACTGCCTTCACTAAACTGCGGGCTATTCTGGAGAACCCTCGCCTTCTGAGTGATCTCCGCCAGCTGTCTCCTATGGTCCAGACATTCTCGTTGGAGTCCTTTAATAGCCTGCTGATCCGCTTTGCTCCCAAGTCAATTGCATATTCAGGACCTGGTAGGAAAGCAAGGTGTGTTTTAATTTAAATGTTATGCAAGTCACGGCTAGTCATGCATGCTTTTCTGCAGAAGAAAACTGGTCTGTAAAAATATTTTCTCAGTAGGCATCACACTTATGAATGTGTTCTCACCAGTGCATCACTGCAATTTCACTGAAGTGACAGAATGATATGACAATGTTATGTTGCTCAGTGGATGTGCAGCAAGGCAATAAGGTGCCTCGTCTTGACAGTGTTGTGGAGGCCTTCACTCGGGCATTGCAAGCAGAGGTGTGTTATTCATAACAGTGAAAGGCATATTTGTGTGAATGCGTGTGGTCAGCCAGATTTTCTGAGTAATAAACAATGATACTAAAACACTTGTCAGAGAGGCAGTCGTTAAATAAGAAGGTGCCATGTACCAAGTCGTTGTGCACATGTGTTTTTCCGAAGTTGCTAGTGAGTCACCCCTGAAGAGCAGATTGAATTGAACTCGACTTGGCGGGCTAGTTTTTCTTTAAAAGAAATTTTGCCTGGAGAGTCGTCTTTTACGATATACTGTTTCCCGGCAGACAGATTTCTGTTCAGGGTGATTACCATTTCATTTTCATGTTCACAATGATTTAACAAATGTTACTTTTTTCCCACAGGACTCAGCTCGCTGTGTTACATTTCAACGAGAATGCTTCAAGGGATCGAGCTCAGGACCGAATTGGGCAGACGCGCTGGAAGAAGAGGCTCAGCAAGTCCAGGAAGGGGCACTTTACAGCCCGCAAAGTCAAGGCGGCACCAACATTTGGTAAGCAACACCTATTATTTAGCTCCAGGCATTTTTTATCATCAGGCACGTAAAGACATAAAAAAAGCAGGACACACGACTTAGCAGTTAGCTGTAACCTTGCAGCAGTTGTTAACATACTTGAAAACAGCATGCACAACAGGACTTCGTTCAGTACGTAGGAGGTAACACTAAGGGCTACAGACTTCCCTTACCGCTGACATGCTTGAAATCGTGTACATTTATATCACAGAATATGATGTATTTATTACACTTGTGTGACAAGAACGTGTTTACCACCAAAAAATGTAGCCACTGATTTGTGTGACCAGTGGCCGACCTGCACTTGCAATCAAAACTTCATATGTCATACACTGGAAGCACCGAGAAGTCCAAATTGGTGTACACTTGCATGCACAGGCTGTCGTATATAATGTCTTTATtctatatacagtgtagaccgcttataacgtaagtcgccggagtcgcgaatatccgcactataagcggtaccgcactataaccaaaggaacaattttcaaggcccgcacatatgcaaaacatgtgcaccgagccgccacgcgtatgcggcagtcgaggaatgcggctagaacgtttgcattcaatttacagtcgaatctcgttaattggaaccaaatcacgcggcggtgcctccgaccggcattgctccggcaccgccataaagtaaaagcttaggcgagacccctcaatgtcgcgcgcgaacaaaacaaaaaaagaaaaaaaaaagcggcggaaatttcaccctctctcaaatggcaagttgccgattctgcgttgcgccggaacatacatgtacgtgccgacgtctgaGCCACGCTACCgaagccacgcgtagaaaatggcagtgaacccttctttctcctttacgcttcctgtactttctagtcacgtgttgaccttgcacgctgcggctacgacGCAGAAGGAAGctgcggcgctgtcccaggccggccaacgaaattgcgtgcccacgccggcaaacgcccgcttactgataacggcagaaaacgaaaccataacgaaactttggggagctggcgccgggccggctggagcggcagcacctgcacggcggggggcgcgcacagtgacagtcgaaagtgagggagctacgagggagagcgaagggagccaccgaagtggcggagttgccgaggcgaaatccgcttccctgccgccctcctccctcacattccacggtctccgtctgcgcccttcgccgtgccgtgccggcgccgcccgctccctgaaatttcgtttactgccgttatcgtgaagcgagcgttggctggtGATGGCAGAGtcatggccctcgctcgctatgcgcgccgtgatatttcacgactcgcactcaagattctggtttcagccttactggctgttcgttcgcaccacgtgccct is a window of Dermacentor silvarum isolate Dsil-2018 chromosome 4, BIME_Dsil_1.4, whole genome shotgun sequence DNA encoding:
- the LOC119450703 gene encoding uncharacterized protein LOC119450703 isoform X1, with the protein product MAKRYPCAVLGCKSADWENETTRHRLPHDEALRNAWLVRIGVSAESKRNGDLRVCGRHFRAEDYHHNPRLLQEWGCGLTPRLRPNALPTLFLPRRPTSQTKPTPAAALGASTIEALQHSQPAVPCECRYSQAESTVGTQTEVAADHSPRVLHSVGTQTVPEQCTISVQTSRHLQKSVAMQADFAARLLVSKGTQNASSVDVILARTPEHADVPASPAPTDFFENARCSTPIPYMEEVECEIREAAGDETYKPTLESFEDTFASGCMEPVELASANSEGPTAEASVLPPLAFDSHIEPRTATAHTSENQDLVTTFREERKFVVFESCLRQLLPVACSFCHKKYTSTFSVVGSMVTVRSSCDNCRHVTSWKSQPLIGDKPAGNVLMAAALLFSGCTVSQTLRLLQSINVQAISETTFFKYQAFYMVPAVEKLYKEQQAQLLSRVAGVDVDLAGGGRCDSPGHSAKYGTYVLYCTQVKRILDCQQIQVHESAAVSSSNAMEKEGLARSLQKLDKQGVGINSITTDRHPAIRSYCQKERPGMKHYFDVWHIAKGINKKLSIASKHRNCGSILLWSRSIINHLYFVAAASHGDGDLIVSMWRSVLNHICNQHNGHEGPFTDCVHGPLRNKKWMTRGSTAFTKLRAILENPRLLSDLRQLSPMVQTFSLESFNSLLIRFAPKSIAYSGPGRKARTQLAVLHFNENASRDRAQDRIGQTRWKKRLSKSRKGHFTARKVKAAPTFGYVAKLMVDVMARAGATSRKTSSKEIPSDSSMFLTDR
- the LOC119450703 gene encoding uncharacterized protein LOC119450703 isoform X2, yielding MAKRYPCAVLGCKSADWENETTRHRLPHDEALRNAWLVRIGVSAESKRNGDLRVCGRHFRAEDYHHNPRLLQEWGCGLTPRLRPNALPTLFLPRRPTSQTKPTPAAALGASTIEALQHSQPAVPCECRYSQAESTVGTQTEVAADHSPRVLHSVGTQTVPEQCTISVQTSRHLQKSVAMQADFAARLLVSKGTQNASSVDVILARTPEHADVPASPAPTDFFENARCSTPIPYMEEVECEIREAAGDETYKPTLESFEDTFASGCMEPVELASANSEGPTAEASVLPPLAFDSHIEPRTATAHTSENQDLVTTFREERKFVVFESCLRQLLPVACSFCHKKYTSTFSVVGSMVTVRSSCDNCRHVTSWKSQPLIGDKPAGNVLMAAALLFSGCTVSQTLRLLQSINVQAISETTFFKYQAFYMVPAVEKLYKEQQAQLLSRVAGVDVDLAGGGRCDSPGHSAKYGTYVLYCTQVKRILDCQQIQVHESAAVSSSNAMEKEGLARSLQKLDKQGVGINSITTDRHPAIRSYCQKERPGMKHYFDVWHIAKGINKKLSIASKHRNCGSILLWSRSIINHLYFVAAASHGDGDLIVSMWRSVLNHICNQHNGHEGPFTDCVHGPLRNKKWMTRGLSSLCYISTRMLQGIELRTELGRRAGRRGSASPGRGTLQPAKSRRHQHLDMSPN